One genomic window of Streptomyces sp. NBC_01276 includes the following:
- a CDS encoding aminodeoxychorismate/anthranilate synthase component II: MSARILVVDNYDSFVFNLVQYLYQLGAECEVLRNDEVELAHAQDGFDGVLLSPGPGTPEEAGVCVDMVRHCADTGVPVFGVCLGMQSMAVAYGGVVGRAPELLHGKTSPVVHEGLGVFAGLPSPFTATRYHSLAAEPMTLPDALEVTARTEDGIIMGLRHREHDVEGVQFHPESVLTEWGHRMLANWLVRCGDAGAVERSVGLAPVVGKAVA; the protein is encoded by the coding sequence GTGAGCGCGCGCATTCTGGTTGTCGACAATTACGACAGCTTTGTCTTCAATCTGGTCCAGTACCTCTATCAGCTCGGCGCCGAATGCGAGGTGCTGCGCAACGACGAGGTCGAGCTCGCACACGCGCAGGACGGCTTCGACGGCGTGCTGCTCTCGCCGGGGCCGGGCACGCCGGAGGAGGCGGGCGTCTGCGTCGACATGGTCCGGCACTGCGCGGACACGGGCGTCCCGGTCTTCGGCGTCTGCCTCGGCATGCAGTCCATGGCCGTCGCCTACGGCGGCGTGGTGGGCCGGGCCCCCGAGCTGCTGCACGGCAAGACCTCGCCGGTGGTCCACGAGGGCCTCGGCGTCTTCGCCGGACTGCCGTCGCCCTTCACCGCCACCCGGTACCACTCGCTGGCCGCCGAACCGATGACCCTGCCGGACGCGCTGGAGGTCACCGCGCGGACCGAGGACGGGATCATCATGGGCCTGCGGCACCGGGAGCACGACGTCGAGGGCGTGCAGTTCCACCCCGAGTCGGTACTGACCGAGTGGGGCCACCGGATGCTCGCGAACTGGCTCGTACGCTGCGGGGACGCCGGAGCGGTCGAGCGGTCGGTGGGGCTGGCCCCGGTGGTGGGCAAGGCCGTCGCGTGA
- a CDS encoding class E sortase, with protein MSRARRRSAPPPADRSVTAGFLSLLGELLITVGLVLGLFVAYSLWWTNVLADRQASARGDQVRRQWQSAPAQAPNAPAQPGALDTGDGIGFLHVPSMDNGEVLVKPGTAPDVLNDGVAGYYTDPVKSALPWDDKGNFALAAHRDGHGAKFHNIDKVKDGDAVVFETRDTWYVYKVFAELRQTSKYNVDVINPVPKESGKTAPGRYITLTTCTPVYTSKYRYIVWGELVRTEKVDEKRTPPAELR; from the coding sequence GTGTCTCGTGCCCGCCGCCGCTCCGCACCGCCGCCTGCCGACCGCAGTGTGACCGCAGGGTTCCTGAGCCTGCTGGGAGAGCTCCTGATCACGGTGGGCCTGGTCCTGGGCCTGTTCGTGGCCTACTCGCTGTGGTGGACCAACGTCCTCGCGGACCGGCAGGCCTCGGCCCGGGGCGACCAGGTCCGCCGGCAGTGGCAGTCGGCCCCCGCGCAGGCCCCGAACGCGCCCGCCCAGCCGGGCGCCCTCGACACCGGGGACGGCATCGGCTTCCTGCACGTGCCGTCGATGGACAACGGCGAGGTGCTGGTCAAGCCGGGCACCGCCCCCGACGTGCTCAACGACGGTGTCGCCGGCTACTACACGGATCCGGTGAAGTCGGCCCTGCCCTGGGACGACAAGGGCAACTTCGCGCTCGCCGCGCACCGTGACGGGCACGGGGCGAAGTTCCACAACATCGACAAGGTGAAGGACGGCGACGCGGTCGTCTTCGAGACCCGGGACACCTGGTACGTCTACAAGGTCTTCGCCGAGCTGCGCCAGACCTCGAAGTACAACGTGGACGTGATCAACCCGGTCCCGAAGGAATCGGGGAAGACCGCTCCGGGCCGGTACATCACGCTGACGACCTGCACCCCGGTCTACACCTCGAAGTACCGCTACATCGTCTGGGGCGAGCTGGTGCGCACGGAGAAGGTGGACGAGAAGCGCACGCCGCCGGCGGAGCTGCGCTGA
- the pknB gene encoding Stk1 family PASTA domain-containing Ser/Thr kinase — translation MEEPRRLGGRYELSHVLGRGGMAEVYLGHDTRLGRTVAVKTLRADLARDPSFQARFRREAQSAASLNHPAIVAVYDTGEDYVDNISIPYIVMEYVDGSTLRELLHSGRKLLPERTLEMCIGILQALEYSHRAGIVHRDIKPANVMLTRTGQVKVMDFGIARAMGDSGMTMTQTAAVIGTAQYLSPEQAKGEQVDARSDLYSAGCLLYELLCVRPPFVGDSPVAVAYQHVREEPQPPSNFDPEITPVMDAIVLKALVKDPDYRYQSADEMRADIEACLEGQPVAATASMGAAGYGYPDQGGYGHQGQDQATTALRSPDAGQTSMLPPMPPGGDGGYAYGDQGHGGYDQGHGRRQQKKSRASTVLLVLAGVLVLVGAILIGRTLFDSSVDNRPAVPKLVGQTFESAQQSGKSMGLTVEKEAEEPCEDQPKGTVCSQNPAADTKVDKGTAVKVKVSSGAPKVAVPDVLRLKFEDADSALKGKKFQVEKKLVESDAATPGTVTDQNPKSGSQAEQGSVITLTVAKEVAKGLVPDLSGKTKEEAAKALQAVKLKLGSTTEVDSPGAPPKTVVQQQYAPGTELAKDTPVNVSISKAAAATPTVVPALTGQTVAQAKLTLQASNLVFGAVLAGATDDNAVIIDSNPPVGTQVPGGTVINVRTAPKAQDGNNDGGGFIGGFTGGRR, via the coding sequence ATGGAAGAGCCGCGTCGCCTCGGCGGCCGGTACGAGCTGAGCCACGTGCTCGGCCGTGGTGGCATGGCCGAGGTCTACCTCGGTCACGACACCCGGCTCGGCCGTACCGTCGCCGTCAAGACCCTGCGCGCCGACCTCGCCCGCGACCCGTCCTTCCAGGCCCGGTTCCGCCGCGAGGCCCAGTCGGCGGCGTCGCTGAACCACCCGGCGATCGTCGCCGTGTACGACACCGGCGAGGACTACGTCGACAACATCTCCATCCCGTACATCGTGATGGAGTACGTCGACGGCTCGACCCTGCGCGAGCTGCTGCACTCGGGCCGCAAGCTGCTGCCCGAGCGCACCCTCGAAATGTGCATCGGCATCCTGCAGGCGCTGGAGTACTCGCACCGCGCCGGCATCGTCCACCGGGACATCAAGCCCGCGAACGTGATGCTGACCCGCACCGGCCAGGTCAAGGTCATGGACTTCGGCATCGCCCGCGCCATGGGCGACTCCGGCATGACGATGACGCAGACGGCCGCCGTGATCGGCACCGCCCAGTACCTCTCCCCGGAGCAGGCCAAGGGCGAGCAGGTCGACGCGCGCTCCGACCTCTACTCCGCCGGCTGCCTGCTCTACGAGCTGCTCTGCGTCCGGCCGCCGTTCGTCGGCGACTCGCCGGTGGCCGTCGCGTACCAGCACGTGCGCGAAGAGCCCCAGCCGCCGTCGAACTTCGACCCCGAGATCACGCCCGTGATGGACGCCATCGTCCTCAAGGCCCTGGTCAAGGACCCCGACTACCGCTACCAGTCCGCCGACGAGATGCGGGCCGACATCGAGGCCTGCCTCGAAGGCCAGCCCGTGGCCGCCACCGCCTCCATGGGAGCGGCCGGCTACGGCTACCCCGACCAGGGCGGCTACGGACACCAGGGCCAGGACCAGGCCACCACCGCGCTGCGCTCCCCCGACGCGGGCCAGACCTCGATGCTCCCGCCGATGCCCCCCGGGGGCGACGGCGGATACGCGTACGGGGACCAGGGCCACGGCGGCTACGACCAGGGCCACGGCCGGCGCCAGCAGAAGAAGAGCCGGGCCTCGACGGTCCTGCTGGTCCTCGCCGGCGTCCTCGTGCTGGTCGGCGCGATCCTGATCGGCCGGACCCTCTTCGACTCCAGCGTGGACAACCGCCCCGCCGTGCCCAAGCTCGTCGGCCAGACCTTCGAGTCGGCGCAGCAGAGCGGCAAGAGCATGGGTCTCACGGTGGAGAAGGAGGCCGAGGAACCCTGCGAGGACCAGCCCAAGGGCACCGTCTGCTCGCAGAACCCGGCCGCCGACACCAAGGTCGACAAGGGCACGGCCGTCAAGGTCAAGGTCTCCTCGGGCGCGCCCAAGGTGGCGGTCCCCGACGTCCTGCGGCTGAAGTTCGAGGACGCCGATTCGGCCCTCAAGGGCAAGAAGTTCCAGGTCGAGAAGAAGCTCGTCGAGTCCGACGCCGCCACCCCCGGCACCGTGACGGACCAGAACCCGAAGAGCGGCAGCCAGGCCGAGCAGGGCTCGGTGATCACCCTCACCGTCGCCAAGGAGGTCGCGAAGGGCCTCGTGCCCGACCTCTCCGGCAAGACGAAGGAGGAGGCCGCCAAGGCCCTCCAGGCCGTGAAGCTCAAGCTGGGCAGCACCACGGAGGTCGACTCCCCGGGAGCCCCGCCGAAGACGGTCGTCCAGCAGCAGTACGCGCCGGGCACGGAGCTGGCGAAGGACACCCCGGTCAACGTCAGCATCTCCAAGGCCGCCGCCGCGACGCCGACGGTGGTGCCCGCGCTGACGGGTCAGACGGTGGCCCAGGCCAAGCTGACGCTCCAGGCGAGCAACCTGGTCTTCGGCGCGGTACTGGCGGGCGCGACCGACGACAACGCGGTGATCATCGACTCCAACCCGCCCGTCGGCACCCAGGTGCCGGGCGGCACCGTGATCAACGTCCGCACCGCCCCGAAGGCCCAGGACGGCAACAACGACGGCGGAGGCTTCATCGGCGGCTTCACCGGCGGCCGCCGCTAG
- a CDS encoding peptidoglycan D,D-transpeptidase FtsI family protein codes for MNKPLRRISLFCGLLVLALLIRTNWLQYVQAEDLSTRKENRRVQIAQYATERGNIIVQGQPITGSAVTDGSDYKYKRTYLDGPLWAPVTGYASQAYGSTQLESLDDGILTGNDDRLFFDRTIGMFTGEKKQGGNVVTTLNAAAQKAAYEKLGTKKGAVAAIDPRTGAILALVSTPSYDPSTFAGNSKTDEKAWVALKDSEDKNLVNRALRETYPPGSTFKVVTAAAALENGVVSDINAPTDTPEPYILPGTKTPMVNHASGCEKATLNFALQVSCNSVFANMGDKVGRDKMVETAQKFGFNNDKIDIPVRAFASVYDKTMGKDGNAQSSIGQFNTAATPLQMAMVTAAIANDGKLMKPYMVEQLTAPNLDTIEKHEPQEMSRPVSAANAQKIQQMMVNVVENGTGTTAKIKGVTVGGKTGTAQHGEKNAKRPYAWFISYAENPDGTSPVAVAVVIEDSAADREDITGGGLAAPVAKAVMEAVLKNKG; via the coding sequence ATGAACAAGCCCCTGCGCCGCATCTCGCTGTTCTGCGGGCTGCTCGTCCTCGCCCTGCTGATCCGGACCAACTGGCTGCAGTACGTCCAGGCCGAGGACCTCAGCACCCGCAAGGAGAACCGCCGGGTCCAGATCGCCCAGTACGCCACCGAACGCGGCAACATCATCGTCCAGGGCCAGCCCATCACCGGCTCCGCCGTGACGGACGGCAGCGACTACAAGTACAAGCGGACGTACCTCGACGGCCCCCTGTGGGCGCCCGTCACCGGCTACGCCTCGCAGGCCTACGGCTCCACGCAGCTGGAGTCCCTCGACGACGGCATCCTCACCGGCAACGACGACCGGCTCTTCTTCGACCGCACCATCGGCATGTTCACCGGCGAGAAGAAGCAGGGCGGCAACGTCGTCACCACCCTGAACGCCGCGGCCCAGAAGGCCGCCTACGAGAAGCTGGGCACCAAGAAGGGCGCCGTCGCCGCGATCGACCCGCGCACCGGCGCCATCCTGGCCCTGGTCAGCACCCCCTCGTACGACCCGTCCACCTTCGCCGGCAACTCCAAGACCGACGAGAAGGCCTGGGTCGCGCTGAAGGACAGCGAGGACAAGAACCTCGTCAACCGCGCCCTGCGCGAGACCTACCCGCCGGGCTCCACCTTCAAGGTGGTCACGGCCGCGGCCGCGCTGGAGAACGGCGTGGTGAGCGACATCAACGCCCCCACGGACACCCCCGAGCCGTACATCCTGCCGGGCACCAAGACCCCGATGGTCAACCACGCGAGCGGCTGCGAGAAGGCGACGCTGAACTTCGCGCTCCAGGTCTCCTGCAACTCCGTCTTCGCGAACATGGGCGACAAGGTCGGCCGCGACAAGATGGTCGAGACCGCCCAGAAGTTCGGCTTCAACAACGACAAGATCGACATCCCGGTCCGCGCCTTCGCGAGCGTCTACGACAAGACCATGGGCAAGGACGGCAACGCCCAGAGCTCCATCGGCCAGTTCAACACCGCCGCCACCCCCCTGCAGATGGCCATGGTCACCGCGGCCATCGCCAACGACGGCAAGCTGATGAAGCCGTACATGGTCGAGCAGCTGACCGCGCCGAACCTCGACACGATCGAGAAGCACGAGCCGCAGGAGATGAGCCGCCCGGTCTCCGCCGCGAACGCGCAGAAGATCCAGCAGATGATGGTCAACGTCGTCGAGAACGGCACCGGCACCACCGCCAAGATCAAGGGCGTCACCGTCGGCGGCAAGACCGGCACCGCCCAGCACGGCGAGAAGAACGCCAAGCGCCCCTACGCCTGGTTCATCTCCTACGCCGAGAACCCCGACGGAACCTCCCCGGTCGCCGTGGCCGTCGTCATCGAGGACAGCGCCGCCGACCGCGAGGACATCACCGGTGGCGGCCTGGCGGCCCCGGTCGCCAAGGCGGTCATGGAAGCCGTACTGAAGAACAAGGGATGA
- a CDS encoding FtsW/RodA/SpoVE family cell cycle protein, giving the protein MSVVTNTTTIGAIEAPSRRNTELLLLAFAVVIPIFAYANVGLAIHGELPPGMFLYGLGFAVLAGIGHLVVRRYAKYADPLLLPIATLLNGLGVVLIWRLDQSERLRTLAKRSFGTFSESAPRQMMYTGLALALFAVVLLVLKDHRVLQRFTYISMAGALILLILPVVPGLGADVFGAKIWISVGGFSIQPGEFAKIVIAIFFAGYLMVKRDALALASRRFMGLYLPRGRDLGPILMIWAMSLLVLVFENDLGTSLLFFGMFVIMLYVATERTSWIVIGLLMSVGGAVVVGTFASHVKVRVTAWLDPFACYTTSGACEQVGQSIMSFGSGGVLGTGWGQGNSDLIGFAANSDFIFSTVGEELGLTGVMAFLLLYGLIIERGVRTALAARDPFGKLFAIGLSGAFSLQIFVVAGGVMGLIPLTGMTMPFLASGGSSVLANWVLIAILIRISDTARRPAPAPAPSPDSEMTQVVRPS; this is encoded by the coding sequence ATGAGCGTTGTCACCAACACGACCACCATCGGCGCCATCGAGGCGCCGAGCCGGCGGAACACCGAGCTCCTGCTGCTCGCCTTCGCCGTGGTCATCCCGATCTTCGCCTACGCCAACGTGGGCCTGGCGATCCACGGCGAGCTGCCCCCGGGCATGTTCCTCTACGGGCTCGGCTTCGCCGTCCTCGCCGGCATCGGCCACCTCGTCGTACGGCGCTACGCCAAGTACGCAGACCCGCTGCTGCTGCCGATCGCCACCCTGCTCAACGGCCTGGGCGTCGTCCTGATCTGGCGGCTCGACCAGTCCGAGCGGCTGCGGACGCTCGCCAAGCGCAGCTTCGGCACCTTCTCGGAGTCGGCGCCGCGGCAGATGATGTACACGGGGCTGGCCCTCGCCCTGTTCGCGGTCGTGCTGCTGGTCCTCAAGGACCACCGCGTGCTCCAGCGGTTCACGTACATCTCCATGGCGGGCGCGCTGATCCTGCTGATCCTGCCCGTCGTCCCGGGTCTGGGCGCGGACGTCTTCGGCGCCAAGATCTGGATCAGCGTCGGCGGCTTCTCCATCCAGCCCGGCGAGTTCGCCAAGATCGTCATCGCCATCTTCTTCGCCGGCTACCTGATGGTGAAGCGCGACGCCCTGGCCCTGGCCAGCCGCCGCTTCATGGGCCTCTACCTGCCCCGCGGCCGTGACCTCGGCCCGATCCTGATGATCTGGGCGATGAGCCTGCTCGTCCTCGTCTTCGAGAACGACCTCGGCACCTCGCTGCTCTTCTTCGGCATGTTCGTGATCATGCTGTACGTGGCCACCGAGCGCACCAGCTGGATCGTCATCGGCCTGCTGATGTCGGTCGGCGGCGCCGTGGTCGTCGGCACCTTCGCCAGCCACGTCAAGGTCCGCGTCACCGCCTGGCTCGACCCCTTCGCCTGCTACACCACCTCCGGCGCCTGTGAGCAGGTCGGCCAGTCGATCATGAGCTTCGGTTCCGGCGGGGTCCTCGGCACCGGCTGGGGCCAGGGCAACTCCGACCTCATCGGCTTCGCCGCCAACTCCGACTTCATCTTCTCCACCGTCGGCGAGGAACTCGGCCTCACCGGCGTCATGGCCTTCCTCCTGCTCTACGGGCTGATCATCGAGCGGGGCGTCCGCACCGCCCTCGCCGCCCGCGACCCCTTCGGCAAGCTCTTCGCCATCGGGCTCTCCGGCGCCTTCAGCCTGCAGATCTTCGTCGTCGCCGGCGGAGTCATGGGCCTCATCCCCCTCACCGGCATGACCATGCCCTTCCTCGCCTCCGGCGGCTCGTCCGTCCTCGCGAACTGGGTGCTCATCGCCATCCTCATCCGGATCAGCGACACCGCACGCCGACCTGCCCCGGCTCCCGCCCCGTCCCCCGACTCCGAGATGACCCAGGTGGTCCGCCCGTCATGA
- a CDS encoding PP2C family serine/threonine-protein phosphatase: protein MSLSLRFAAGSHKGMIREGNEDSGYAGPRLLAVADGMGGQAAGEVASSEVISSLVQLDDDVPGSDILTALGSAVQRANDQLRVMVEEDPQLEGMGTTLTALLWTGRRLGLVHVGDSRAYLLRDGVLTQITQDHTWVQRLVDEGRITEEEATTHPQRSLLMRALGSGDVVEPDLSIREVRAGDRYLICSDGLSGVVSHQTLEETLADYHGPHETVQTLIQLALRGGGPDNITCIVADVLDTDSGDTLAAQLSDTPVVIGAVAENQHQLFDGNAMQTPAGRASGLGRQAPPPAGSFGPPGSGEAPGYGYPDQGQGQGGGAYGSFGEPEGYEAEAPYEDTYDHPRRRRSKGRKWTTRTLILLLVAGVVGGGLYAAHRWTQTQYYVGVKGDHVALYRGISQNLAWIHLSQVETDHPEIELKYLPSFKRKQVETTISEGSVDGARKKIDDLATQVSACKKDEARRAAEAQNNQTPGPSLTPAEQALVGQCEKQ, encoded by the coding sequence ATGAGTCTGTCCCTGCGGTTCGCCGCCGGATCGCACAAGGGGATGATCCGCGAGGGCAACGAGGACTCCGGCTACGCCGGCCCCCGGCTCCTCGCCGTCGCCGACGGCATGGGCGGCCAGGCAGCCGGCGAGGTCGCCAGCTCCGAGGTCATCTCCTCCCTCGTGCAGCTCGACGACGACGTCCCGGGTTCCGACATCCTCACCGCCCTCGGCAGCGCCGTGCAGCGGGCCAACGACCAGCTGCGCGTCATGGTCGAGGAGGACCCCCAGCTCGAAGGCATGGGCACCACGCTCACCGCCCTCCTGTGGACGGGCCGCAGGCTCGGCCTCGTCCACGTCGGAGACTCCCGCGCCTACCTCCTGCGCGACGGCGTCCTCACCCAGATCACGCAGGACCACACCTGGGTCCAGCGCCTCGTCGACGAGGGCCGGATCACCGAAGAGGAAGCCACCACGCACCCGCAGCGCTCCCTGCTGATGCGGGCGCTCGGCAGCGGTGACGTCGTGGAACCCGACCTCTCCATCCGGGAGGTCCGGGCCGGCGACCGCTACCTGATCTGCTCCGACGGCCTCTCCGGCGTGGTCTCCCACCAGACCCTGGAAGAGACCCTCGCCGACTACCACGGCCCGCACGAGACCGTGCAGACGCTGATCCAGCTCGCCCTGCGCGGCGGTGGCCCGGACAACATCACCTGCATCGTCGCGGACGTCCTCGACACCGACAGCGGCGACACCCTCGCCGCCCAGCTGAGCGACACCCCTGTCGTCATCGGCGCGGTCGCCGAGAACCAGCACCAGCTCTTCGACGGCAACGCCATGCAGACCCCGGCCGGCCGGGCCTCGGGCCTCGGCCGCCAGGCCCCGCCGCCGGCGGGCTCCTTCGGCCCGCCCGGCAGCGGCGAGGCCCCCGGCTACGGCTACCCCGACCAGGGCCAGGGCCAGGGCGGCGGCGCATACGGCAGCTTCGGCGAACCCGAGGGCTACGAGGCGGAGGCCCCGTACGAGGACACGTACGACCACCCCCGCAGGCGCCGCAGCAAAGGGCGCAAGTGGACCACGCGCACGCTGATCCTGCTGCTGGTGGCCGGTGTCGTCGGCGGCGGGCTCTACGCCGCGCACCGCTGGACGCAGACCCAGTACTACGTCGGCGTCAAGGGTGACCACGTCGCGCTCTACCGCGGCATCAGCCAGAACCTGGCCTGGATCCACCTCTCGCAGGTGGAGACGGATCACCCCGAGATCGAACTGAAGTACCTGCCGTCCTTCAAGCGCAAGCAGGTCGAGACGACGATCAGCGAAGGCAGCGTCGACGGGGCCCGCAAGAAGATCGACGATCTCGCCACCCAGGTGTCCGCCTGCAAGAAGGACGAAGCCCGCCGCGCCGCGGAAGCGCAGAACAACCAGACGCCCGGCCCCAGCCTGACTCCCGCGGAGCAAGCTCTCGTCGGCCAGTGCGAAAAGCAGTAG
- a CDS encoding FHA domain-containing protein: protein MSELTLTVMRLGFLAVLWLFVIVAVQVIRSDLFGTRVTQRGSRRSGATAAPPQPGRQSAPPQQRQRRGAPTKLVVSEGTLTGTTVALAGQTITLGRAHDSTIVLDDDYASSRHARIYPDRDGQWIVEDLGSTNGTYLDRTRLTTPTPIPPGAPIRIGKTVIELRK from the coding sequence ATGTCAGAGCTGACCCTGACGGTCATGCGGTTGGGTTTCCTGGCCGTTCTGTGGCTGTTCGTCATCGTGGCCGTTCAGGTCATCCGCAGTGATCTCTTCGGTACGAGAGTCACGCAGCGCGGCTCGCGCCGCAGCGGCGCGACCGCCGCTCCGCCGCAGCCGGGGCGGCAGTCCGCGCCCCCGCAGCAGCGCCAGCGCCGCGGTGCGCCGACCAAGCTGGTCGTCTCCGAGGGCACCCTCACGGGAACCACGGTGGCGCTCGCCGGCCAGACGATCACGCTGGGCCGCGCCCACGACTCGACGATCGTGCTGGACGACGACTACGCCTCCAGCAGGCATGCCAGGATCTACCCGGACCGTGACGGCCAGTGGATCGTCGAGGACCTCGGGTCCACGAACGGCACCTATCTCGACCGGACCAGGCTGACCACCCCGACGCCCATTCCGCCGGGCGCCCCGATCCGCATCGGCAAGACCGTCATCGAGCTGCGGAAGTAG
- a CDS encoding FhaA domain-containing protein, producing the protein MGVLKRFEQRLEGLVNGTFAKVFKSEVQPVEIAGALQRECDNNATIWNRERTVVPNDFIVELSAGDYERLSPYSGQLGDELAGLVRDYAKQQRYSFMGPIKVHLEKADDLDTGLYRVRSRTLASSTSQDAPQAPQGQQQGGYGYPPVAAPPMPSGPPPGGPGARAGGGPVPSGAPGTTRRWIEINGTRHQISRPTLVLGRSTEADVRIDDPGVSRRHCEIRTGTPPTIQDLGSTNGIVVDGQHTTRATLRDGSRIVVGSTTIIYRQAEG; encoded by the coding sequence ATGGGAGTTCTGAAGCGGTTCGAGCAGCGACTCGAAGGTCTGGTGAACGGCACCTTCGCCAAGGTGTTCAAGTCCGAGGTCCAGCCGGTGGAGATCGCCGGAGCCCTCCAGCGGGAGTGCGACAACAACGCCACCATCTGGAACCGCGAGCGGACCGTCGTGCCCAACGACTTCATCGTTGAGCTCAGCGCGGGCGACTACGAGCGCCTGAGCCCGTACTCCGGCCAGCTCGGCGACGAGCTCGCGGGCCTCGTCCGCGACTACGCCAAGCAGCAGCGCTACAGCTTCATGGGCCCCATCAAGGTCCACCTGGAGAAGGCGGACGACCTCGACACCGGTCTGTACCGTGTCCGCAGTCGCACCCTCGCCTCCAGCACCTCCCAAGACGCGCCGCAGGCCCCCCAGGGCCAGCAGCAGGGCGGTTACGGCTACCCGCCGGTCGCCGCCCCGCCCATGCCGTCCGGACCGCCTCCGGGCGGACCGGGCGCACGCGCCGGCGGGGGTCCCGTACCCTCCGGCGCACCGGGCACCACCCGGCGTTGGATCGAGATCAACGGCACCCGCCACCAGATCTCGCGCCCCACGCTCGTACTCGGCCGCAGCACCGAGGCCGATGTGCGGATCGACGACCCCGGCGTCTCGCGCCGGCACTGTGAGATCCGGACCGGAACACCCCCGACGATCCAGGATCTCGGGTCCACCAACGGCATCGTGGTGGACGGGCAGCACACCACCCGCGCTACGCTCCGCGACGGCTCGCGGATCGTCGTGGGCAGCACCACCATCATTTACCGGCAAGCCGAAGGGTGA